The following coding sequences are from one Nicotiana tomentosiformis chromosome 3, ASM39032v3, whole genome shotgun sequence window:
- the LOC104110218 gene encoding uncharacterized protein, giving the protein MVRKRFHDVKTGALVAKSFDAQKFLKRVGLGKEDYHFWKQVGKALLCTYTLFGVAWLWNETSPLGWWTLKPKPKEEKELAHLYERRKFPYPGDEKAMEEFIARGGMIGTTIGPKGVVESDKDSYNFQEALQDKKFDQEAFKLWMRMKNEVISELQEKGFDVE; this is encoded by the exons ATGGTTCGCAAGCGATTTCATGATGTCAAAACAG GTGCTTTGGTTGCAAAATCATTCGATGCCCAGAAATTCCTGAAGAGAGTTGGGTTAGGAAAAGAAGACTATCACTTCTGGAAGCAAGTGGGCAAGGCGTTGCTTTGTACTTACACTTTGTTCGGCGTAGCGTGGTTATGGAATGAGACTTCGCCACTTGGTTGGTGGACCCTGAAACCCAAGCCAAAGGAAGAAAAAGAACTAGCACACCTATACGAACGCCGGAAATTTCCATATCCAGGTGATGAGAAGGCAATGGAGGAGTTTATTGCCAGAGGTGGGATGATTGGTACCACTATTGGTCCTAAGGGAGTTGTTGAATCTGATAAAGATTCCTATAATTTTCAGGAAGCATTGCAGGATAAGAAATTTGATCAAGAAGCCTTCAAGTTGTGGATGAGGATGAAGAATGAAGTTATTTCGGAGCTCCAAGAGAAAGGGTTTGATGTAGAGTGA